The Sparus aurata chromosome 15, fSpaAur1.1, whole genome shotgun sequence genomic interval GAAATAAGCCACTTATTTAGACAGGTTAAAGGATTTCAGGAGGGGAACAGAACATCTTCTCGATCTGATTGACAAAATACTCCTCTGCTGATCTGAGGACGGGACAAAATTTGGTTTCACACTTGTGCAATGTGCAAATTGCAAATAAGTTCTTTAAAGACACTGAGATCTCACGTGAGCACAATACAAGCAGGGCTCTCCACTGTGGCAGCAGATCTGCAACTGCTGGGGTTAAAGATAGTAGAATCCACTCTGCCATGAACAGCGACTGCACTGGCCTGCTTCATTTCAAAGCTTCAGACGACCGTGTCTGGAAACGAATAATTAAACTCATTCGACAACCAGAATTTCAAAGGAATTAACAAGCCAACTGTGAGGCATCAAGTTTGCGTCAGCGAGCTAAAGTATGGACATGCTTTCAGGTTGGTGTGGATGTGAGTGTGGACCGGGCCCTCCCAGCGCATCCACCTTGTGTTCTCTCCCACCAGGTCCCAGGGCCCCGCCTCTAGCCAGCACCGCCATCGTATCTCCAGACATGCCGGCAAACTCGAACGCAAATGTCCCGTAAAACAGCATGATGATGACGCAGAACACCCATTCGAAGATGGCTGACGCGTGTTGCAGGACGAAGCTCTcctgacagaaaaacacaccacCTGGAAACATGGTTAAGGACAATGACAACAATGAACCATGTCCAGTTCTAGACAATAATAAAATCAAAGTATTAACGCAGTTATTTCAATATTTCCTGATCGCATATCACTGGTGTAACAGTGCATAACTCCTGATGCGGCATGTAGACAACATATGTTTGACAACATGTCCTTGATGAGTTTTTGAATCTACTCTAATGTGTAGTAATAGAAAAGgcctgtaaaacaaaaatacattgaaTGCTGGAAGGAAACTGTCCTTGTACTATAGTGCAGAGGGGATGTCTCTCTACCCCTAATCATGCTGGCAGTATAACACATATTTCTAAAGCACTTGACAACCTCGAAGGCTACCATCTGTTAGTAGCTGGAGAGGATACTGAGCACCAAGGCTGCGAAGGCCAGCAGGGTCATGCAGAGCCGGAGGTGGGCCACGTTGTATTCCCCCTGGGTCTTGGCCAGTCGATACGTCAGCGCAGACTGCAGGCACACAAACAGCATACTGGTGGGGAAGGCGATGCCTGCTCCGACATAGTGGAGAACTTTGGCATTATCCACCTGTCATACAAGAAaggagacaggaggaaaaagaagcGTTACTTTAACAGCTGCCAGAAACACCACGTGGGAACAATCAGAAGGGGGCAACGTCAGACAGCTTCTGCATCATACTCAAATTATTCATTGTTGTGTAACACATTTTTCGAAGCCTCTTGGACTTCTTTTAATAAGGAGCCAAGAAGAAAAAGTGAAACAGAGAGGGGGCCATGAAATAAACGACAGCAGCGAGCAGCACAACGCCTCCTTTTCCCTGCCGATCACAAGaacaataagaaacaatacACAAAAGAGCTGCTCAGAAGCATGTGACTACAGCTCTCCCACTGCgggatccacacacacaaacacacacacacacctcagatGTACTGATCAGAACAGATAAGAGATTCAATGGAGCATTAACCAAAGgtacaaacacatttccaagCATTTGGTCTAATTCAGGCAGTTAATGGCTAAGTCTTGTGTTGGAGTAACAATGTTCCTCTGCTCCACATGATTCTTAGAGATCATTAGAGCAATAGCCTAGAAGTTATTTAGTTTTGGCCTCTAAGCCATTTGCTCATTGACCCGGCTTGTACATACTGAACATTCTTGTGCAGTAGGCTGATCTTTGAGGTGACAAAGTAAGATTTCCAGACAATTCTGTAtgtaaagcacacacacacaaacacacacacacagacacacacacacacacacacacacacacaatcattcTTATGTAGTAGGCTAATCATTGAAGTGACAAAGTAAGATTTCCAGACTTCACCAGAGCTGAATTTGAAGACGCGACAGAAATCACAGGCCTTAGACATTTTTCTACcaaactttttttctgctgcctcaCCTGTACATCTACTGTTACTACATTAAACTGCCACTGTGGGGTCTGAGTGATGTTGGTCTGCCAATCTGTTAGTCAGTaatggaaaaacacagacaaacaacaaccacatgCTTTGTTCTCCATACAGCCTCTTGTTTTAACTAATGATACATTCATACTAGAACTgaaataattaatcaattagtctgTCCACAAAGTAAAttgaatgtctttgtgttttggacttgGTTCGCCTAGTCTAAAGAGTAGGGCTAGGCAGATATCATTATAATATCATTGTTGTTATATGAAACTACATATATCGTCTTAGATTTTAGATATCCTTATATATTGGTATAGCAAAAGTGCAGTATTTTCCTGGtttaaaaagctgcaaaacagtaaagttattTAGAAAATGACTGCTTTacttacccacttagtcattttATCCATATCCATATCACTgatgattatatttttgttcatatttttgtgtgcatttcATCAATATACTGTACAATGACATGTAATGCTTGTGAGTTTGTGTATATAAGTGCTGCTTTGTGTCCCATAACTAATTGCAGTAATTAAGTACTGAATGATGTGTTAAGCCATCAAGTAGACCTTTGCTGTTCTACTCTATGAATGTTTTCAAACTTTATGTTAGGGATGTGAATGATTAACCAATTAATTGCAGTTAAGAATTTACTGGATAAAAATATATTAACCTACAATCCGAGATGGacacaaatacatcaaaaagtATCTTATTGCAAATTAGAAACACTTGTTTATCaattatatcaaaataaattaaattactgGTATGAGAAAACATATTAAACTAAAATACAAGTAATTTCTGATCTAAATAATACTAAAAGACATTCGATACAAACTGATAttacatttcagtcatttagtGGCCTCAATATGAGTTGGATTTTGTTGCACAGTATGTTGTGTAATTTAGTTTATTATTCAAGGGACCTGGTGCTTTTCTGTTCTCCTGATGTagcctactcaagatttgcatTGAACATAGATCGTGTCAGTCACTGTTTTCTACTGGAAAAACATCAATGGTATTGCTAATGATTAACAAATGATTGATTGTTAAGACTGCTGACCATCAATTAAAGAAATTGCTTCATACAATATGCCAGGACCATGTGCTGTCACAATAGTGTGCAATACAGACAATAATAAGGATGAGGGTGAAGGGGGAGGTCGGGGCTGAAACAATGACAAGGATAAAAACCCGATGAATGGTGAGAGCATTTAAAGTGAACTAGAAgtggcagcagaggcagcaaGAAACAATGAAGACACAAGAGTGACATATGGGGAGActtgatgaggaggaggagactgcATGTGTTCATCAGAAATTACATTTCTTTGAATATCTGCCTTCTTCTGTCACAGCTAATATGTTCTAAAATTGTCATATTTTCTAAAAGTTGCTGCCAACCTAGAATGTAAACTCCTCCTTCACTGTCATTCGTAGAGGTCTCAGGCGTGatgctctgcagtatttgtCCGTGTTGCTTGATGACTAAGCAAGATCAACCTGTTAAATCCATTCCTGCAGGCTGACACTGACCAGCAGTTCCCCTGCATAAATGAATAGTAATGGCCTTCAAACAATGCAGTCCAGGAAACAGCAGAGCTCACCTTCCCTCAAGAAGGGATTGTTTAGACGAATAAATGTGTGCGCAGTGAAGGGATTTTGAAGCAACCATTGAAAGTAATCTTAAATACTACATGTTCATGAATCATTGTTTATTAGTCATAGAGAATATTAAAAGTGTGCAGGGTGATAAAAAAGTGTGAGGATGTACATGTGGGAACAACCGGACTGAACAACCTGACTGATAACtgactttctttctgtttcagcCTTCACTTTCTGTAAACTGAACTAAAGATGAAGTGAAACTTAACTGACTTCCAAACCTTTTTCAACACACCTATCAAAATCTAAACCAGGAAGTGTCACCACCACATAGTGCAAGAGCTTTTAAAACAGACATTCAGCTTGGCTAAGtagaaatctttttttcaaatatttaataGTATTTTATACTATACAGTGTAATACAAATAAGGGAAATAGTTTCCACAATAGTGCTGTAGCTTTTTGTTTAGCCAATTTCATCTGAAGAAtgattgtttgctttttttaaaaacaggatgCTGCAGAGACCGGCAACCTCAATGTCTTTCTGTTTCTGAGACCAAATGACCATTTAAAGATATTTCATCTACTGTCGTGTCATATATACTCAACAGCATTTAATAAACTTCctcatttttacatgtttttgcaGACAAAATTTAATTGATATAACCTTTTAAGTAGTGCCCTTTAGAGGTGCTACGCAGAGCTAACCAACAGTTGGCAGTGGCTGCATATTTACTATATAGACATTAGACATTAAAGTGTATTGATCCTTCATCAACTGTATTTTCCAAtttgtcaaactattcctttaaagacATGCCTTTTGTTTACAGAAACACGCTCAAAAAATCTTTTTGGTCACATTTGTGATGAAGGATGAACAGAGTGGATATTATCATATAACCTTTACTTTATTGTCTattaatctatctatctatcttgcTTTGATTATTTCCCTCTGCTTATGACTCTTGAGACACTCTATCAACTGAATTTTCCCATTGAGGAATCAATAAAGTCTATATCTTATGTTCTATTTTTTTCAGGGATGTTTGAAATAGACAGGACACCCTCTGGATGCAGTTGAAACATCATCACCAAGGCAACAAGGCCCTGCTGACAGCAGGCAACATCTGTGAGGATCATACTTGTGGACCTCTGTGTGGCAGTGATTTGCTTCTCCATCATCTATTTATGTGCTTTTCTACCCAAACCATCAGACTGCCTGACAGGAAAAGCCCCAGTGGCTACACCACAGCTTAGCTGCCAAACTCTTACATAACACAAGGCTACAAACTGACGTGTTGCCACCGCTGAGCATGTTTCCATGtgtagtgttttgtttttttttagatttcactcTTTGATCAGTCTAGGTTCATGAGATTTTGGCAGCCATTGTTTCCTCTGATTCCAGCTCATTTGTGGTGTTTATCTTTGAAGGATGTGAATTTGGGTCTGAGTTTCATTTTGCTGCAACATTTCTCTTCTGCCACATGGTTTAAACAATTTATTCACCATCGACGACAGCTATATTTCCATCCTACTGGAATGTCCCTGACTGTCTGTGAGCGAGCGGCCAAGATCAGGCCTGTGACTGGTTATAGACGGGGCCTCTGCTACACACACCCTGTCTGCCCAGCTCCTCTCCATGCATGGCCTGACTTGATGACTCACTTCCCCCTGGCTCTTCCCGTAAAATTCCTCCCAGTTCTGCTGAGCAGAGGCCATGGAGGAGAAGCGGGAAGAAGGTGAAGACGACCTTTGTGCATTTTCAGACAAAGTGCCACACTGCACATCTGTTCCACACACTCATATAATAAGATGATTCCTCTTCTTTAATGGACTTCAGACGTAAGTAGATTAACTACGATGTCATGTCATCTGCAGAAAACATATAGTTAAGTGTCCTTCTCATCTATTAAATATGATGTACAGAATTAGCACAGAGCGCTGACTATTCTGTCATCCTCTCTTCATTCATGTTTCTACAGCAGACAACATGATGAATTGCATAAGAAACAGGATAAGAAGATATGACAGAGAAAATCTCTGTTGAAACTGCAAAATGACTAAACCATACAAAATGAATCATAAGCAAATCAAATGGTGACTATTCACTAAGAGAGGACATAAGCAAGTACCACAACATTGCATGTGTTCAAAGTTACAGAAAGCTGTTGGATTCTTGGCTGTAATACATCGTAGACAGTTTTCTGGCAAAAACATGATGAGAATAATATAATGATGACCACAGATTTACTCAAGGAAACATAATTCTACTCTATAGTgacacatgttttcattcaaacTATGATGCTGCATATATTTTAGAATTATTATCAAGAACATTTTGGTGCTAACATGAATCACTGTGTGAAAGTCACACGTCCACTCAGTGGTTGTCACTCAACATTCTTATAAAGTTGAAGGACAAAAGCAGAATGGTAACAACATTTCAAAGATGTTTCCAGCATTTC includes:
- the LOC115597026 gene encoding transmembrane protein 150A, producing MSLWMILPVSLPVLTITGIWVVYAMALYNQHVCPVDNWLYNVSCEEELFLQSGPTLCCTLDNVPLISKCGTLPPESCFFSLICSTGSFMVMAIVLLRYAHVIEKHQNCVLNTASLSTGWICAAGLIMVGNFQVDNAKVLHYVGAGIAFPTSMLFVCLQSALTYRLAKTQGEYNVAHLRLCMTLLAFAALVLSGVFFCQESFVLQHASAIFEWVFCVIIMLFYGTFAFEFAGMSGDTMAVLARGGALGPGGREHKVDALGGPGPHSHPHQPESMSIL